A genome region from Glutamicibacter arilaitensis Re117 includes the following:
- a CDS encoding IS481-like element ISAar28 family transposase, which yields MKNDPVNSTIRLAIARWPQDAPRGAVTAFCTEHEISRKTFYQIRKRAQTEGQAAALEPRSRRPKKAPTATNDAVKDQAVAMRKALQASGWDHGPISVHDHMKKLGMPTVSISALARIFSERGLVTPAPQKRPRSSYRSFRYPMPNSCWQLDATEYVLEGGRKCVIFQLIDDHSRLAVASLAAKTENGQDAVKVFRKGIESCGVPQRLLTDNGDALNPIRRGVLSELVAYANGLGIATITGKPHKPTTQGKNERLHSTLFKWLKKQPFATDLAQLQAQLDVFDHAYNTQRGHQSLEDRMTPQEAWDATPAAEPLELGQWKELSTKPGPSQAQVALGVQAGSERVARQLAAARTPPEPAKLSATLRSELMGESGSHVLRANKNRCLRVAGVEIYLGKLLRSTVVNVVWDPTDLMVLSMEGELVAKFDYPFPQGVKYLSLKHATEKFQNMPDPV from the coding sequence GTGAAAAATGATCCAGTCAACTCGACAATACGCTTAGCCATCGCCCGATGGCCACAAGACGCTCCCAGAGGCGCGGTCACCGCCTTCTGCACGGAACACGAAATTAGCCGCAAGACTTTCTACCAAATCCGCAAACGAGCCCAAACCGAAGGCCAAGCAGCAGCCCTGGAACCCCGCTCCCGACGGCCGAAAAAAGCGCCTACCGCAACAAACGACGCCGTCAAGGACCAAGCGGTCGCAATGCGCAAGGCGTTGCAAGCCTCGGGCTGGGATCACGGACCGATCAGCGTGCACGATCACATGAAGAAGCTGGGCATGCCCACGGTATCGATCTCGGCACTGGCCCGGATCTTCTCCGAACGAGGCCTGGTTACCCCAGCCCCGCAGAAGCGTCCGCGTTCCTCCTACCGGTCCTTCCGCTATCCGATGCCCAATTCCTGCTGGCAGCTGGACGCCACCGAATACGTGCTGGAAGGAGGACGCAAATGCGTGATCTTCCAGCTGATCGATGACCATTCCCGGCTGGCGGTCGCTTCATTGGCCGCCAAGACCGAGAACGGCCAAGATGCAGTGAAGGTCTTCCGCAAAGGCATCGAATCGTGCGGCGTGCCGCAAAGACTGCTCACCGATAATGGTGATGCGCTGAACCCCATCCGCCGTGGCGTGCTGAGCGAGCTGGTCGCTTACGCCAACGGTCTGGGCATCGCGACGATCACTGGCAAACCCCACAAGCCCACCACCCAGGGCAAGAACGAACGGCTTCATTCAACCTTGTTCAAATGGCTGAAAAAGCAGCCGTTCGCCACCGATCTAGCACAGTTGCAGGCGCAGCTGGATGTCTTCGACCATGCCTATAACACCCAACGCGGGCACCAGTCCCTGGAAGATCGGATGACTCCGCAAGAAGCGTGGGATGCAACGCCCGCAGCTGAGCCGCTGGAGCTTGGGCAATGGAAGGAACTGAGCACGAAACCAGGACCGAGCCAGGCTCAAGTAGCTCTTGGCGTCCAAGCCGGAAGTGAGCGCGTGGCCCGGCAGCTGGCTGCTGCACGAACCCCTCCAGAGCCGGCTAAGCTCAGCGCCACGCTGCGTTCTGAACTCATGGGCGAGAGCGGAAGTCACGTGCTGCGAGCCAATAAGAACCGCTGCCTGCGGGTTGCCGGGGTTGAAATTTATCTGGGCAAGCTACTGCGCTCCACAGTGGTAAATGTGGTTTGGGACCCGACAGACTTGATGGTGCTGAGCATGGAGGGTGAACTGGTCGCGAAATTCGATTACCCGTTCCCGCAGGGCGTGAAGTATTTGAGTTTGAAGCATGCCACGGAGAAGTTCCAAAACATGCCTGACCCGGTCTGA
- a CDS encoding class I SAM-dependent methyltransferase has protein sequence MTSDHYFTASPASADERRTIEVELNGSLRKVQTASGIFSPAGLDKGTAVLLQYVPTPRGRILDIGCGWGPITLTAAEQSPDSEVYGVDVNERSIDLARLNATAFGLSNVVVGSPDSIDPSLQFDTIWSNPPIRIGKDALHELLMLWLPRLAPGGEAWMVVQKNLGSDSLQKWLVAQLPSAWKVTREATSKAFRVLKVSRPA, from the coding sequence ATGACCTCGGATCACTACTTCACCGCCAGCCCGGCCTCAGCAGACGAACGTCGCACCATCGAAGTTGAGCTCAATGGCTCGCTGCGCAAGGTACAGACTGCATCGGGAATTTTCTCCCCTGCCGGGTTGGACAAGGGCACTGCGGTACTGCTGCAGTACGTACCGACCCCTCGCGGGCGCATTCTGGATATCGGATGCGGCTGGGGACCTATTACCTTGACTGCTGCCGAGCAGTCCCCTGACTCCGAGGTCTACGGCGTTGACGTCAACGAGCGTTCCATCGACCTTGCTCGGTTAAACGCTACGGCGTTCGGCTTGTCGAACGTTGTCGTGGGCAGCCCGGATTCCATAGATCCAAGCCTGCAGTTCGACACCATTTGGTCCAACCCGCCGATTCGCATTGGCAAGGATGCCCTGCATGAGTTGCTGATGCTGTGGCTGCCTCGATTGGCACCTGGTGGCGAAGCGTGGATGGTGGTTCAGAAGAATCTGGGCAGTGATTCGTTACAGAAGTGGCTGGTAGCTCAGCTTCCTTCCGCTTGGAAGGTCACCCGCGAGGCAACTTCCAAGGCTTTCCGGGTCTTGAAGGTCTCCCGGCCTGCCTAG
- the hflX gene encoding GTPase HflX: MTNSESHEHDSASMDDAQIQAAIDRILEADDAQSPQIQHFGEEESSIFTGQATALNRFSSGLSHFDGDQEDLDDRRALRRVAGLSTELEDVTEVEYRQLRLERVVLAGIWSEGTVTDAENSLRELAALAETAGSEVLDGLVQRRSKPDPSTFLGSGKAEELRAIVASSGADTVVVDAELAPSQRRALEDIVKVKVIDRTSLILDIFAQHAQSREGKAQVELAQLEYLLPRLRGWGESMSRQAGGRVGAAGGGIGSRGPGETKIEMDRRRIRDRMAKLRREIKAMKPAREAKRANRKRNAVPAVAIAGYTNAGKSSLLNRLTNAGVLVENALFATLDPTVRQSATEDGLTYTLADTVGFVSNLPTQLVEAFRSTLEEIADSDLILHVVDGSHPDPEGQIQAVRTVLGEVDALNIPEIIVVNKADVADPFVIERIRNRESNTAVVSAHTGEGIEELLEKISSSIPRPGIQLEVLIPYNRGDLIAKLHQSESEILESEHLENGTRLIVKVRDSFAAELETFNLHG, encoded by the coding sequence ATGACTAACTCCGAGTCACACGAACACGATTCGGCATCGATGGACGATGCCCAGATTCAGGCCGCCATCGATCGAATTCTCGAAGCCGATGATGCGCAGAGCCCGCAGATCCAGCACTTCGGTGAAGAAGAGAGCTCAATCTTCACCGGCCAAGCTACGGCACTGAACCGTTTTTCCTCCGGCCTGTCGCACTTTGACGGGGACCAGGAAGACCTGGATGATCGCCGCGCCCTACGCCGCGTCGCAGGCCTGTCCACCGAGTTGGAAGACGTCACCGAAGTCGAATACCGCCAGCTTCGCCTTGAGCGCGTCGTGCTGGCCGGGATTTGGAGCGAAGGAACTGTCACCGACGCCGAGAACTCCTTGCGTGAGCTCGCCGCTTTGGCAGAGACCGCTGGCTCCGAAGTTCTAGACGGACTGGTTCAGCGTCGCAGCAAGCCAGACCCATCGACCTTCCTGGGCTCGGGCAAGGCCGAAGAGCTGCGCGCAATCGTCGCCTCATCCGGTGCCGATACCGTGGTTGTCGATGCAGAATTGGCTCCTTCGCAGCGCCGTGCCTTGGAAGATATCGTCAAGGTCAAAGTCATCGACCGCACCAGCCTGATCCTGGACATCTTTGCCCAGCACGCCCAGTCGCGTGAAGGCAAGGCCCAGGTTGAACTGGCTCAGCTCGAATACCTGCTGCCACGCCTGCGTGGCTGGGGTGAATCGATGTCCCGCCAGGCCGGTGGCCGAGTGGGTGCCGCCGGTGGCGGCATCGGTTCGCGCGGACCGGGTGAAACCAAGATTGAAATGGACCGCCGTCGCATTCGCGATCGCATGGCCAAGCTGCGCCGCGAGATCAAGGCCATGAAGCCTGCACGCGAAGCCAAGCGCGCCAATCGAAAGCGCAATGCGGTTCCAGCGGTAGCCATTGCCGGCTACACCAACGCCGGCAAGTCCTCGCTGCTGAACCGGCTGACCAACGCCGGGGTGCTGGTGGAGAACGCGCTGTTCGCCACTCTTGATCCAACCGTTCGCCAGTCCGCGACCGAGGACGGATTGACCTACACCCTGGCCGACACCGTTGGATTCGTCTCTAACTTGCCGACTCAGTTGGTGGAAGCCTTCCGCTCCACCCTGGAGGAAATCGCCGATTCGGATTTGATCTTGCACGTTGTAGACGGGTCCCACCCGGACCCTGAAGGGCAGATTCAAGCAGTACGCACTGTGCTGGGCGAAGTCGACGCGTTGAACATCCCCGAGATCATCGTGGTGAACAAGGCTGACGTGGCTGATCCGTTTGTCATCGAACGCATCCGCAACCGGGAGTCGAACACCGCCGTCGTTTCTGCGCACACCGGTGAAGGCATCGAAGAGCTGCTGGAAAAGATCAGCTCCTCGATTCCACGACCAGGCATCCAGCTTGAGGTGCTCATTCCCTATAACCGTGGGGATTTGATCGCCAAGCTGCATCAGAGTGAATCTGAGATCTTGGAAAGCGAACATCTGGAGAACGGCACCCGACTGATCGTCAAGGTGCGAGATTCCTTTGCTGCAGAGTTGGAGACTTTCAACCTTCATGGATAA
- a CDS encoding ATP-dependent DNA helicase, whose translation MDKQEQALGLLEAAVTSMGGAMRTGQQEMVKHVVSALEDEKHLLVQAGTGTGKSMGYLIPALAHAQTSAKPVIVSTATLALQSQIVGRDVPRLLESLKGKLSRPMDVALLKGRSNYLCQYKLGGGYPDDEGTLFSMDEPAVPAGTTYSPLASEVMKLREWAEETETGDRDELVPGVSDKAWKQVSVSAMECLGSQKCPMADECFSEMARARAAESDVVITNHALLAVSAFEGLSVLPDFEVAIIDEAHELQDRVTSSVSGALSSRMVLTAAGGAKRHCGVNVDEMVKAANRLEKALTGVPTGLLEQGLREDMGIALNDIVEQARLALALSKPEANAPADGGRQTARSQLQAVMDDAIRMLECEERREVLYTTRPREFVEGRGYVEADETQPATLNVAPLSVAGKLREGLFDGRTVILTSATLAIGSQFDSVAGSLGLMGAGAPSWTGVDVGSPFDYPKQGILYVAKHLPKPGRQLAAETLDEIEDLIKSSGGGALALFTSKRSAEEAASILRERLDVEILCQGEASMKSLVEQFSSERDTCLFGTMTLWQGVDVPGDSCRLVIIDKIPFPRPDDPISKARSEDVAKHGGNGFMQVAATHAAIRLAQGAGRLIRSVGDKGVVAILDSRMATARYGSFLKATLPPMWPTVDKKVISGVLKRLNPGE comes from the coding sequence ATGGATAAGCAAGAGCAGGCCCTGGGACTTCTGGAGGCCGCGGTCACTTCCATGGGCGGTGCCATGCGCACCGGCCAGCAGGAAATGGTCAAGCACGTTGTCAGCGCGTTGGAAGACGAGAAGCATCTGCTGGTGCAGGCCGGTACCGGAACAGGTAAGTCGATGGGCTACCTGATTCCGGCCCTGGCTCATGCGCAGACCAGCGCCAAGCCAGTGATTGTCTCCACCGCGACGTTGGCGCTGCAATCGCAGATTGTTGGCCGTGACGTACCGCGATTGCTTGAATCGCTCAAGGGCAAGCTCTCGCGCCCAATGGACGTGGCCCTGCTCAAGGGCCGCTCCAATTACCTGTGCCAGTACAAGCTCGGTGGCGGGTACCCGGATGATGAGGGCACCTTGTTCTCCATGGATGAGCCAGCAGTACCTGCTGGCACCACCTACTCTCCACTGGCCAGCGAAGTGATGAAACTTCGCGAATGGGCTGAAGAGACCGAAACCGGTGACCGCGATGAGCTGGTGCCCGGCGTCAGCGACAAGGCTTGGAAACAGGTCTCGGTCTCGGCCATGGAATGCCTCGGCTCGCAGAAGTGCCCGATGGCCGACGAGTGCTTCTCGGAAATGGCGCGCGCTCGCGCGGCCGAATCCGATGTGGTGATCACCAACCATGCGCTGCTGGCGGTTTCGGCCTTTGAAGGGCTTTCGGTCCTGCCGGACTTTGAAGTCGCGATCATCGATGAGGCCCACGAACTGCAAGATCGTGTCACCAGTTCGGTTTCTGGTGCGCTTTCTTCGCGCATGGTGCTGACCGCTGCTGGTGGAGCCAAACGCCATTGCGGTGTCAACGTCGATGAAATGGTCAAGGCCGCCAACCGTTTGGAGAAAGCGCTGACCGGCGTGCCCACAGGCTTGCTGGAACAGGGCCTGCGCGAAGATATGGGCATTGCCCTGAACGACATTGTGGAGCAGGCCCGCTTGGCGCTGGCATTGTCCAAGCCGGAAGCCAATGCGCCGGCCGATGGCGGTCGGCAGACCGCACGCTCCCAGCTGCAAGCCGTTATGGATGATGCGATTCGCATGCTCGAATGCGAAGAGCGGCGCGAGGTCCTCTACACCACCCGTCCACGCGAATTCGTCGAAGGCCGAGGCTACGTCGAGGCTGATGAAACTCAGCCGGCCACCTTGAACGTGGCGCCACTGTCGGTAGCCGGCAAGTTGCGCGAAGGCCTGTTCGACGGACGCACGGTCATCTTGACCAGCGCCACGTTGGCCATCGGATCGCAGTTTGATTCAGTCGCAGGTTCCCTGGGCTTGATGGGTGCTGGCGCACCCTCTTGGACCGGCGTGGACGTGGGCAGTCCCTTCGATTACCCGAAGCAGGGCATCCTCTATGTCGCCAAGCACCTGCCGAAGCCCGGCCGTCAGCTAGCGGCCGAGACCTTGGATGAGATTGAAGACCTGATCAAGTCCTCGGGTGGCGGCGCCTTGGCGTTGTTCACTTCCAAGCGTTCTGCAGAAGAAGCAGCCAGCATCTTGCGCGAGCGCCTGGACGTCGAAATCTTGTGCCAGGGCGAAGCCAGCATGAAATCACTGGTCGAGCAATTCAGCAGCGAACGGGACACCTGCCTCTTTGGAACCATGACCCTGTGGCAGGGCGTGGACGTGCCCGGTGATTCGTGCCGCCTGGTGATCATCGACAAGATCCCTTTCCCGCGCCCCGATGATCCCATCTCCAAGGCCCGTTCTGAGGACGTAGCCAAACACGGTGGCAATGGGTTCATGCAGGTTGCCGCGACGCACGCGGCGATCCGCCTGGCCCAGGGTGCTGGGCGCTTGATCCGCTCGGTTGGGGACAAGGGCGTTGTAGCGATCCTTGATTCGCGGATGGCCACGGCACGGTACGGAAGCTTCTTGAAAGCTACCTTGCCGCCGATGTGGCCAACGGTTGATAAGAAGGTCATCTCCGGTGTTCTCAAGCGTCTGAACCCGGGCGAATAA
- a CDS encoding glycoside hydrolase family 76 protein, translating to MDSMQVLAHQTAIDTHARFGHRLMGLPGTWIGRSYSTAQRLLDGSMLSDLNGLSHPFSEWNYWWQAHYLDAIIDDGYAYLNEGNDKLAGEALALANALLRGIHLRNFGVLPNYFFHDMAWLALASERLVRFTHEASGKKNKHAQLAVRVLGKQLHQGKDDVLDGGLYWSRKRDFKNTPANAPAALFFARTGQKDISRELLQWLEAKLFSSEHGLYLDGLRINERGHRLEPAVYSYNQGTVLGALLELGEPADLAHAQVLIKATAQSLASESGVLAFNHGGDGNLFAGILCRYLALAATDERLEASSRDTAKTLVMATSHHLKDQEPRRLSAAVQRWMIFCAAAGLESSTGR from the coding sequence ATGGATTCCATGCAGGTATTGGCACATCAAACCGCGATCGATACCCACGCTCGCTTTGGGCATCGCCTCATGGGGTTGCCTGGAACGTGGATTGGACGCAGCTACAGCACAGCGCAACGATTGCTCGATGGAAGCATGCTCAGCGACCTCAACGGGCTCTCGCATCCCTTCAGTGAATGGAACTACTGGTGGCAGGCTCATTACCTGGATGCCATCATCGATGATGGCTACGCGTACCTGAATGAAGGCAACGACAAGCTGGCTGGCGAAGCACTAGCCCTGGCCAACGCCTTATTGCGTGGCATCCACCTGCGGAACTTCGGGGTCCTGCCCAACTATTTTTTCCACGATATGGCATGGCTGGCCCTGGCCAGCGAACGCTTGGTTCGGTTCACCCATGAGGCGTCCGGTAAGAAGAACAAGCATGCACAGCTGGCAGTGCGAGTGCTGGGCAAGCAGCTTCATCAAGGCAAGGATGATGTACTGGACGGTGGCCTGTACTGGTCCAGGAAGCGGGACTTCAAAAACACGCCCGCTAACGCGCCAGCGGCATTGTTCTTCGCCCGTACAGGACAGAAGGATATCTCGCGTGAGCTTCTGCAATGGCTGGAAGCTAAGCTGTTCAGCTCTGAACACGGGCTGTACTTGGACGGACTGCGGATAAATGAACGCGGACACCGGCTGGAACCAGCGGTCTACAGTTATAACCAGGGAACCGTCCTTGGTGCATTGCTTGAGCTCGGCGAACCTGCGGACCTGGCTCATGCCCAGGTGCTGATCAAAGCGACCGCGCAGTCCCTGGCCTCAGAATCAGGGGTGCTGGCATTCAACCATGGAGGAGATGGCAATCTGTTTGCGGGGATCCTCTGCCGCTACCTGGCTCTTGCCGCCACCGATGAGCGGTTGGAGGCCTCTAGCCGCGACACCGCCAAGACGCTGGTCATGGCGACCTCGCATCATCTAAAAGACCAAGAGCCACGCCGGCTTTCAGCAGCAGTGCAGCGTTGGATGATCTTCTGCGCCGCGGCCGGCCTCGAATCAAGCACTGGGCGCTAG
- the lexA gene encoding transcriptional repressor LexA — protein MSASQRTPRSNARSLTIRQKKILETIQRSIGKNGYPPSMREIGDAVGLKSLSSVTHQLSQLEKLGYIRRDPRRPRAMEILLPLQLAEDSEAAEASKPAEPVINEDAKIIELSTSADTTMVPLVGRIAAGGPILAEQSVEDVFSLPRQLVGHGELFMLKVSGDSMVDAAICDGDWVVVRRQQTADNGDIVAALLDEEATVKTFRQRDGHTWLLPQNSRYEPILGDAATIMGRVVSVMRSL, from the coding sequence ATGTCAGCTTCACAACGCACTCCCCGATCGAATGCACGTTCGCTGACGATACGCCAAAAGAAGATCCTGGAGACGATCCAGCGGTCTATCGGCAAGAACGGCTATCCACCATCGATGCGTGAGATTGGCGACGCAGTTGGCCTCAAGAGCCTTTCGAGCGTGACTCACCAGTTGAGCCAGTTGGAAAAGCTGGGCTACATCCGTCGCGATCCACGCCGTCCGCGCGCCATGGAAATCCTGCTCCCGCTGCAGCTGGCCGAAGATTCAGAGGCTGCTGAAGCTTCGAAACCAGCAGAGCCGGTCATCAACGAAGACGCCAAGATCATTGAGCTGAGCACTTCCGCTGACACGACCATGGTCCCGCTGGTAGGTCGCATTGCCGCTGGTGGCCCAATCCTGGCCGAACAATCCGTCGAAGATGTTTTCTCGTTGCCTCGTCAGCTCGTTGGACATGGCGAATTGTTCATGCTCAAGGTATCCGGCGATTCAATGGTTGACGCTGCGATTTGCGATGGCGACTGGGTAGTTGTCCGTCGCCAGCAGACGGCAGACAACGGGGATATCGTCGCAGCACTGCTCGACGAAGAAGCCACGGTCAAGACGTTCCGCCAGCGCGATGGGCATACGTGGTTGCTTCCGCAGAACTCGCGCTACGAACCAATTTTGGGCGATGCAGCAACCATTATGGGACGTGTCGTCTCCGTGATGCGCTCACTCTAA